Proteins from one Panicum virgatum strain AP13 chromosome 7K, P.virgatum_v5, whole genome shotgun sequence genomic window:
- the LOC120639883 gene encoding subtilisin-like protease SBT2.4: MSSRHRGFLLRLLFAAVAASAVSARAARDQEEKPSIYLVLLHGEPLAAAIQRGVDRNATWHRAQKRREARFHDRLLRRAAVDEGGGGGGGSYHCRKIYSFQHAVNGFAIHATASLAERLRAAPEVAAVEEDVGTRLMTTYTPQFLGPPNGVWRRHWDGGGGADDGEGVLVGVVDSGIDPAHPSFAYVPRARADDDDDGVGARPPFTAGGACSVGPMFPPGACNGKIVTARYFAGGAAAVLPLDPSRDLSPFDAEGHGSHVASIAAGNQGVPVVVGGAMYGFASGMAPSARLAVYKAVYPAGGTMADLIAAIDQATQDKVDVLVLSVGPDERPTSKVTFLSMLDIVLLSARRAGVFIAQAAGNRGPAESSVVSYSPWVTTVAASTTGRRYTSRLLLGDGRHVPGLGLSAPTLEYRLVAAKDAAAPDAASMERAEECQDTEALRWRAGVLRGSIVVCSFSRGFYNGTSTVTAILDVAEALGFAGFVLVASEQYGDFLAQPLPFRVPGVMVPRVADAQVMWSYYAAHTVYAGNATMFGAAAAIAEGRVATFTDVAPVVARYSSRGPDVTDGESTPADVLKPDILAPGDQIWAAWSAPSVNQPILAGNHFAMVSGTSMAAPHVGGVAALINRRHPSWGPAAIASALSTTARRHDERKVPIMSEDFEIGSLVPATPFDCGAGFVNPAGALDPGLVIAPEPHDYVAFLCSLPQLSPDDVRAATGVACQVPPLASPADLNVPSVTVSALRGSLSIRRRVTNVASDAETYLCSTLPPAGVEVAVRPGWFEVAPGETRELAVELSVTRASGAFSFGEIVLTGSLGHLARLPLAVRPLATT, encoded by the exons ATGTCGTCTCGTCATCGCGGCTTCTTGCTCCGCTTGCTCTTTGCAGCGGTGGCGGCATCAGCAGTGTCGGCAAGGGCGGCGAGAGACCAGGAGGAGAAGCCATCCATCTACCTCGTGTTGTTGCACGGCGAGCCCTTGGCCGCGGCGATCCAGCGAGGTGTTGATCGGAACGCGACGTGGCACCGAGCACAGAAGAGGAGGGAGGCACGGTTCCACGaccgcctcctccggcgcgcCGCTGTGgatgaaggcggcggcggcggcggcggctcgtacCACTGCCGGAAGATCTACAGCTTCCAACACGCCGTCAACGGATTTGCCATCCACGCGACCGCCTCCCTGGCGGAGAGGCTGCGGGCTGCGCCGGAGGTGGCCGCTGTTGAGGAGGACGTGGGAACGCGGCTCATGACCACGTACACGCCGCAGTTTCTCGGCCCGCCCAACGGCGTGTGGCGGCGGCactgggacggcggcggcggagcggacgaCGGGGAGGGGGTTCTGGTCGGGGTCGTCGACTCCGGCATCGACCCCGCACACCCCAGCTTCGCGTACGTGCCACGTGCACGggctgatgacgacgatgatggCGTGGGGGCCCGGCCGCCGTTCACCGCCGGGGGTGCTTGCAGCGTCGGGCCCATGTTCCCGCCTGGCGCGTGCAACGGCAAGATCGTCACGGCGAGGTACTTCgctggtggcgcggcggcggtgcttccGCTCGACCCCTCGCGCGACCTGTCGCCGTTCGACGCCGAGGGGCACGGCAG CCATGTTGCTTCAATAGCGGCGGGGAACCAGGGAGTGCCGGTGGTTGTCGGCGGCGCAATGTACGGCTTCGCAAGCGGCATGGCGCCAAGTGCAAG GTTAGCTGTGTACAAGGCGGTATACCCAGCAGGAGGAACCATGGCTGATCTCATCGCCGCCATAGATCAA GCAACCCAGGACAAGGTGGACGTGCTGGTACTGTCCGTTGGACCAGATGAGCGTCCGACCAGCAAAGTCACGTTCCTCAGCATGCTGGACATTGTGCTGCTGTCGGCAAGGAGAGCCGGCGTGTTTATCGCGCAGGCTGCCGGCAACCGAGGGCCGGCCGAGTCCTCCGTCGTCTCCTACAGCCCGTGGGTGACGACCGTCGCCGCCAGCACCACCGGCCGGAGATACACGTCGAGGCTGCTCCTCGGCGACGGTCGCCACGTACCGGGACTCGGCTTGTCAG CGCCCACGCTCGAGTACAGGCTCGTCGCGGCCAAGGACGCCGCGGCGCCGGACGCCGCCAGCATGGAACGCGCGGAGGAATGCCAGGACACGGAGGCGCTGCGCTGGCGCGCCGGCGTTCTGCGGGGAAGCATCGTCGTCTGCTCCTTCTCGCGGGGCTTCTACAACGGCACGTCGACGGTGACCGCCATCCTCGACGTGGCGGAGGCTCTCGGGTTCGCCGGTTTCGTCCTCGTGGCCAGCGAGCAGTACGGCGACTTCCTAGCGCAGCCGCTGCCTTTCCGTGTTCCCGGCGTCATGGTCCCCCGAGTCGCCGATGCTCAG GTGATGTGGTCGTACTACGCGGCGCACACGGTCTACGCGGGCAATGCGACCATgttcggcgccgccgcagcgatTGCGGAGGGAAGAGTGGCCACGTTCACGGACGTGGCTCCGGTGGTGGCGCGGTACTCGTCGCGAGGGCCCGACGTCACCGACGGGGAGTCGACGCCGGCAGACGTACTCAAGCCGGACATCCTCGCGCCAGGCGACCAGATATGGGCGGCCTGGAGCGCCCCCAGCGTCAACCAGCCAATCCTCGCCGGCAACCATTTCGCGATGGTCTCGGGCACCAGCATGGCAGCGCCGCacgtcggcggcgtcgcggcacTCATCAACCGGAGGCACCCGtcgtgggggccggcagccaTCGCCTCAGCGCTGTCCACCACCGCGCGGAGGCACGACGAGCGCAAGGTCCCGATCATGTCGGAGGACTTCGAGATCGGCTCGTTGGTCCCCGCGACGCCATTCGACTGCGGCGCCGGGTTCGTGAACCCCGCCGGCGCGTTGGACCCCGGGCTGGTCATCGCGCCAGAGCCCCACGACTACGTCGCCTTCCTTTGCTCCTTACCGCAGCTTAGCCCCGACGACGTCCGGGCCGCCACCGGCGTGGCGTGCCAGGTGCCGCCGCTGGCTTCTCCAGCGGACCTCAACGTGCCGTCCGTCACCGTGTCCGCGCTGCGGGGATCCCTATCCATCCGGCGCAGGGTCACGAACGTGGCGAGCGACGCCGAGACGTACCTCTGCTccacgctgccgccggccggcgtggAAGTCGCCGTGCggccagggtggttcgaggTGGCACCCGGGGAAACGCGGGAGCTGGCGGTCGAGCTCAGTGTGACCAGGGCGTCTGGGGCGTTCAGCTTCGGTGAGATCGTTCTTACTGGGAGCTTGGGTCACCTGGCGAGGCTGCCGCTGGCCGTGCGGCCCCTTGCGACGACATGA